In Campylobacter vicugnae, a genomic segment contains:
- a CDS encoding pyrroline-5-carboxylate reductase — translation MKVVIVGAGNMGLAMAKGLKSSGFSVTLASRANPKLQSLSSEFEIEIIDDNYNIDGKNIILAIKPNAFKWFANIINGKANLIISVLARTDLEQIQTLNSDAHAICLPNIAAKNRASINPYMANAQTDNIEYILNGFGKAVKFDSKAEFDAASIISGCAPAYLALVAEAISNAAVRSGLKTNDAKAMTSGLFTSFATLINDTHPALIKDSICSPAGTTIEGVYELEKAGVRSAFMQAVNSSLTKQRG, via the coding sequence ATGAAAGTTGTAATAGTTGGTGCTGGGAATATGGGTCTAGCAATGGCTAAAGGGCTAAAGTCTTCTGGATTTAGCGTTACTTTAGCTAGTAGAGCTAACCCTAAACTACAAAGTTTAAGTAGTGAATTTGAAATTGAGATTATTGATGATAATTACAATATAGATGGCAAAAATATTATCTTAGCCATTAAACCAAATGCGTTTAAATGGTTTGCCAATATTATAAACGGTAAAGCAAATTTAATAATTAGCGTTCTAGCACGCACTGATCTAGAGCAAATTCAAACATTAAATTCAGACGCTCACGCCATTTGCCTACCAAATATAGCAGCCAAAAATAGAGCTAGCATTAATCCATATATGGCAAATGCACAAACAGATAATATAGAGTATATTTTAAATGGTTTTGGCAAGGCGGTTAAATTTGACTCTAAGGCTGAATTTGATGCTGCAAGTATAATTAGCGGATGTGCTCCAGCATATCTAGCCTTAGTAGCTGAAGCTATTAGCAATGCTGCTGTTCGCTCAGGACTTAAAACTAATGACGCTAAGGCGATGACAAGTGGATTATTTACTAGTTTTGCTACTTTAATTAATGATACTCATCCGGCTTTGATAAAAGATAGCATTTGCTCGCCAGCTGGAACGACAATTGAGGGCGTGTATGAGCTTGAAAAAGCTGGAGTTAGAAGTGCTTTTATG
- a CDS encoding DUF5718 family protein has protein sequence MKEIIGFGIAGNFALHLEQAGEADDFALVKTDDEYAPKGIFPFYVNGHDSFLSRYCIDNNILHLPKDINLNVQMEPEIALRCLLEYENNKVLNIKPIKFCAFNDASVRNDTTATKISQKKNFSTGSKGFGNEIDIDKFSIGGVCDNYSLVSFLQNKDEFIRYGECAKLSGYSYFYQKLLEWIKDKLNTQQDYAVLENLSNILKNANYPKEMLITIGATRYEEAGKNRYLKSGDICYVVAFDHTKFDLDTITNAIKNGSKLPNDVSLLRQEVR, from the coding sequence ATGAAAGAGATTATAGGATTTGGTATAGCTGGAAATTTTGCTTTACATCTAGAACAAGCTGGTGAGGCCGATGATTTTGCACTAGTTAAAACCGATGATGAGTACGCACCTAAGGGAATTTTTCCTTTTTATGTAAATGGGCATGATAGCTTTTTGAGTAGGTATTGCATTGATAATAATATTTTACATCTACCTAAAGATATAAATTTAAATGTACAGATGGAACCAGAAATAGCATTAAGATGTCTTTTAGAATATGAAAATAACAAGGTTTTAAATATAAAACCAATTAAATTTTGTGCTTTTAATGATGCCTCAGTAAGAAACGATACAACAGCTACTAAAATTTCACAAAAGAAAAACTTTAGCACTGGCTCAAAAGGTTTTGGCAATGAGATTGATATAGATAAATTTAGCATAGGAGGAGTATGCGATAATTATAGTCTAGTATCATTTTTGCAAAATAAAGATGAGTTTATCAGATATGGAGAATGTGCTAAACTAAGTGGATATTCATACTTTTATCAAAAGCTTCTTGAGTGGATAAAAGATAAATTAAATACTCAACAAGATTATGCTGTATTAGAAAATTTATCAAATATCTTAAAAAATGCCAACTATCCAAAAGAGATGTTAATCACAATTGGAGCTACAAGATATGAAGAAGCTGGCAAAAACAGATATCTAAAATCTGGAGATATCTGCTATGTAGTAGCATTTGATCATACTAAATTTGATCTAGATACTATCACAAATGCTATTAAAAACGGCTCAAAACTACCAAACGATGTCTCACTACTAAGACAGGAAGTAAGATGA